One window of the Chryseotalea sp. WA131a genome contains the following:
- a CDS encoding SDR family NAD(P)-dependent oxidoreductase yields the protein MQLSASEKERLKNNYGPWAIVSGASSGIGLEIIERLAESGLNLIIHARSENILQGIAKRLTSTHNIEVKVVASDISEQAGIQKLIETTQSLPIGLLVASAGYGTSGDFIHTSVHAEINMLRLNCEALLTLTHHFAQRFVAQKRGGIILMSSMFAFQGVPYSANYAATKAYVQSLAEALAEELKPHGVDVLAAAPGPVASGFGQRANMKMNMSLTPQQVGIPILKALGRNTTVLPGFLTKFLVYSLRTVPRWGKVKIMKIVMGGMTEHQRTKENVD from the coding sequence ATGCAACTTTCTGCTAGTGAAAAAGAACGATTAAAAAATAATTACGGCCCTTGGGCAATCGTGAGCGGAGCTTCCTCTGGTATCGGTCTCGAAATCATTGAACGATTGGCCGAATCGGGCCTTAACCTCATAATCCATGCTCGTAGCGAGAACATACTTCAGGGAATAGCAAAGCGACTAACTTCTACTCACAACATTGAAGTAAAAGTGGTAGCGTCTGATATTTCAGAACAAGCAGGTATTCAAAAATTGATTGAGACCACACAATCGTTGCCCATTGGTTTGCTGGTTGCCTCGGCTGGCTATGGCACCTCCGGAGACTTTATTCACACTTCGGTGCATGCTGAAATTAATATGCTGCGACTGAATTGCGAAGCATTACTAACACTCACCCATCACTTCGCGCAGAGATTTGTTGCGCAAAAAAGAGGAGGTATCATTTTGATGAGTTCCATGTTCGCTTTTCAGGGTGTGCCGTACTCCGCAAACTATGCCGCTACCAAAGCGTATGTACAATCGTTGGCTGAAGCACTCGCTGAAGAATTGAAACCACACGGAGTAGATGTGTTGGCAGCTGCACCCGGGCCGGTGGCCAGTGGCTTTGGGCAACGCGCGAATATGAAAATGAATATGTCGCTCACGCCACAGCAAGTGGGTATTCCGATTTTAAAAGCATTGGGAAGAAACACAACTGTTTTACCTGGTTTTCTCACCAAATTTTTAGTGTATTCACTGCGCACGGTTCCAAGATGGGGTAAAGTAAAAATTATGAAAATAGTAATGGGCGGAATGACGGAGCATCAGAGAACGAAGGAGAACGTAGACTGA
- a CDS encoding response regulator transcription factor, translating into MSKIKTLIVDDEPLAQKILQKFIGHVDSLVLNGVCSNAIEASNILRKQPIDLLFLDIKMPELSGLELLKILKNPPKVILTTAYAEHALESYEFGVIDYLIKPIAFDRFLKAIDKVIPAEQMDSPVPVSIADTKARNFLFVKSDRKIFKVNFTEIRYLEAYGNYVKVHALDKTIIAQETLTQLEGTLPKDQFLRIHKSYLVAIHFIHSLEGNRLFIGDTELPIGQTFKLKIDDILKMK; encoded by the coding sequence ATGAGCAAAATCAAAACACTGATAGTAGATGATGAGCCTCTGGCGCAAAAAATACTTCAAAAATTTATTGGTCACGTTGATTCATTAGTATTGAACGGTGTTTGTTCAAATGCCATTGAAGCTAGTAACATACTGCGAAAACAGCCCATTGACTTGCTTTTCTTGGATATAAAAATGCCTGAGCTTTCTGGGCTCGAGCTTTTAAAAATTCTCAAGAATCCACCAAAGGTAATTTTAACTACTGCTTACGCGGAACATGCGCTGGAAAGTTATGAGTTTGGGGTGATTGATTATTTAATCAAACCGATCGCATTTGATCGCTTTTTAAAAGCGATTGATAAAGTAATCCCCGCTGAACAAATGGACAGCCCTGTCCCTGTTTCAATAGCTGATACAAAAGCACGCAACTTTCTTTTTGTAAAATCGGATCGAAAAATTTTCAAAGTGAACTTCACCGAAATAAGATACCTCGAAGCATATGGAAACTACGTGAAGGTACATGCCCTTGATAAAACCATAATTGCCCAAGAAACACTTACACAACTAGAGGGGACATTGCCAAAAGATCAGTTTTTAAGAATACATAAATCCTACCTCGTGGCGATCCATTTTATTCACTCCTTAGAAGGCAACCGATTGTTCATTGGCGATACCGAGCTGCCCATTGGACAAACATTCAAACTAAAGATTGATGATATCCTAAAAATGAAGTAA
- a CDS encoding histidine kinase, which yields MAKFLERQKYIMYLFALVALLAVTAIAMTYFTGYLFKDKTTVLQNVVNLSAFVIITSALKMIRLGIKRQLAEKELAAKQLEAELQLLRAQINPHFLFNTLNNLYSLTLEKSDQAPAIVVKLSELMRYMLETSKHERSSLQSEIDFINNYLALEKLRLDNRATIDFEVVGEPQQKTIASLLLIPFIENAFKHGINATAGNAYLHSQLRIEENELFFFIENSRATNRSTESTGTGLENVKRRLHLLYPNNHQLIIENDGTKFSVNLQLSMV from the coding sequence ATGGCTAAATTTCTAGAACGGCAAAAGTATATAATGTACTTGTTTGCTTTGGTCGCTTTACTGGCAGTTACCGCAATTGCGATGACTTATTTTACGGGTTATTTATTTAAAGACAAAACAACCGTTTTGCAAAATGTAGTTAACCTTAGTGCGTTCGTCATTATCACGAGTGCATTAAAAATGATCAGGCTAGGTATTAAGCGGCAGCTGGCAGAAAAGGAATTAGCAGCTAAACAACTGGAGGCAGAACTTCAATTATTGCGCGCACAAATCAATCCGCATTTCCTGTTCAACACGCTAAACAATTTGTATTCACTTACACTTGAAAAATCAGATCAAGCCCCCGCCATTGTTGTTAAACTATCGGAATTGATGCGGTATATGTTGGAAACCAGTAAGCACGAGAGATCATCTTTGCAGTCTGAAATAGACTTTATAAATAACTATTTGGCATTAGAAAAACTACGACTTGATAATCGTGCAACGATTGATTTTGAAGTAGTGGGAGAGCCGCAACAAAAAACAATAGCCTCACTTCTTTTAATACCCTTTATTGAAAATGCGTTCAAACACGGCATCAATGCCACAGCCGGAAATGCCTACCTACACAGTCAGCTTAGGATTGAAGAAAACGAACTTTTCTTTTTTATTGAGAACAGCCGGGCAACTAATCGGTCAACTGAAAGTACAGGCACAGGATTAGAGAATGTAAAGCGGAGGCTTCATTTGCTTTATCCAAATAACCATCAACTAATTATTGAAAACGATGGAACTAAATTTAGTGTCAATCTTCAATTGAGTATGGTATGA